The following are encoded in a window of Microcaecilia unicolor chromosome 7, aMicUni1.1, whole genome shotgun sequence genomic DNA:
- the LOC115475058 gene encoding trichohyalin-like — MDFLQRNFPRIFVTVQNALDYLNTFATLVFGPSAANNTEPCGPELDHDEQTRKAADNREPPGSEQDSSQPTDAESDYQEKIWSAANSDKGPLENHPRNSEECHVDREKRQKEPPEVCDFSCAQVSQSMLDLCTQKSHIEHTSSIQLHSDYTIRLCDLRDACEETFPTRATGDSEIPIVYGSGTETLHTEPESLEDLQCEYLTQSKDENREEEEVHGKEGPMRKTFTHSKEEVELKQSKNREEPMRKPSKEIGYLPREEGMIKGKEDQSLKESNNSKQNKNEIYLRNGRQRALNHSVEEEDEEEGREKRFPAFQKEKEQSQLTQKKEDGCKWTIENLVKEEEKYSSVIDHLTQDRLTLDLATQKEGEKSLSTPNNLIYEIKESLREADQQPHLKEHVNSQNEVYLTKEDKLPWDHQQPSQQKNEEEEEKKEESLQEPFLKEPSDSSNREEEDIQLRESIPLSQKKEEEHLLREPAHPYEDKKETPLRESSYLSEEEKENTLLEEEIYHIEEKEKEISLSEKYHSYEDLEEETLQRQFYLSVQKGNETTLTEFLCLLQETEKEIAQKKPSHPFKKEKEDIPVKESYHSSENKEEEIPPSESISLSQETEQKITLRESSHPLKKKEDTPVREPHYANEEDEIEKLVHEPISRSQEMGKEMFLIEQSQQFEDKEAETPLWAPCYTFDEMNEETAMRKPFHPTKKEEEERALTEPFPLLQITDNTKELRKPSNTSEDETLPRETSYPSEEKEETPLMGPISPSQETEKEIPISNLHHQSDKEEEAWTSQEEPYLIYEDIELETLLKKPFHQYQKKDKSLEGPSPLWELSYPSKEEEVEETPLRDVYCHYEEKKEEIPFQESSYLSKEKNDTPTCKTSYAPEEKGDKSSREPLSSSKEIEKMTQLKETSHPSEKEEEESSSTDENHQLKEREEDTPLRKKCYSHEEMEDEILFQEQFHSSEEKEEISVRESHHLLQEKEESLMRKPLHSFEEKKEGVPLQEPFYPSEENQNGMLLKNSYHPPEELEEGSLLRKPTHSSEDDEEETSLNGPILSAQETEKEMPISKSDQQFGEKEAEISLKEPYHAHEEVEKETPLKESYHLLEEEEKFLEEPVPLSQNREKQLQLREPSKSLKEEEEETPLQNLSHPYKTEEEEISIKESSYLFEEKKDSPAYTYAFEEKKKDKPVKEPKSPSNVKEKKTLMIDPCHSSEEEEGTPSTEESHSFKEREENTSLRKKYHSCELLEEERSPQEQFNSSEMKDEETSLRELLLVQQPYFSSEMNQKEMLLRKPYHPSEELEENSSLSELTHSSKDDEEETSLSKQNLLPQEAEEEISISQSYQQLEDKEAEALLKETYYEYESIEKERPLNMPSHLSEEKSLEELLPLSQNTEGELHLREPFKSFKEEVEKEEDTPLTDWSHPYKEEEEVPLQESEEKEDNLTCKLSYATEQEKEEKPLREPISPSIETITPLAESSHLFEEKDDETSLKELLLLQETEEENAIKTPSHSFEERLEGILLKEPSPSEQNQKEMLLSKVNHPSEELKEDSLLRTPTHSSEAEEEGASLSKPVFFSQEAEEEMSISQSYQQLEEKAAEASVKEIYYVYEKVEKETPLNTSACLSEEKFLEEPLPLSQNTEGELHLSEPSKSFKKEEVEEEEETDLKDWSHPFKEEEEVPLQESEEKEDKLTCKLSYISEQEKEEKPLRETISPSKETITPLAETSHLSEEKVEETSLRELLLLQETEEETPIKTPSHSFEEKLEGILLKEPSPSEQNLLLRKLYHPFEEMEEDSSLRELTYSSKYDEEETSLRKPILLPQEAEEEMSISQSYQQLEEKEAETSLKGPFYDYGNVEKERPLNTPSHLSEEKSLERPLPLSQNTEEELHLRETFKPFKEEEVEEEEKDTPLRDLSHPYKEEDVPLQESEKKEDKLTCKLSYASEQEKEEKPLRDPISPSKETITPLAESSHLFEEKDEETSLRELILLQETEEETPIKTLSHSFEEKLEGILLKEPSPSEQNQKEMLLRKLYHSSAEMEEDSLLRKPTHSSEAKEEGASLSKLIPYSQDAEEEMSISQSYQQLDEKEAEASLKGPYYAYEKVEKETPLNTSSCLSEEKSLEELLPLSQNTEGQLHLSEPSKPFKEEEEVVEEEETPLKDWSHPFKEEEEVPLQQSEMKEDKLTCKLSYVSEQEKEDKPLREPISPSKETITLLAESSHLSEEKDEETSLRQLLLLQESEKETPMKTPSYSFEENDEGISLEEPSSSKVNLKWMLQREPYIPSEMMEEDISLKELIYLSKHDEEASLSKTILLKQEAEKDMSISQSYQQFEKKEAEASLKDKNVEKETPLIMPSHVSEEKSLEDPLPLLQNTEEELHLRELSKPFKEEEDEISMKELPHPYKVEEEDIPLQKLPHLFEEKENTATCKSFGASEEDDEPLKEPICPSNQKENKTPLKEPSHPSEEEKEEETSSTVENHSLKEREEEISLRKNYYSSEELEGDTPPQEQFDSPEEKEEEAIPRESFFLFQDTKTEEETPRKPSHSFDGKEEGTPLEKPSLSEENQKGTSLSEWYHSPVEKQEYIIVQESSHLLEEKEDIPLWRQSYSSEEEGEETQLKKPVSLLQDKEKESPFWKPTHLSEDEKILLKKAIPASQKDLLLTESYYAFNNKIEEIPSEPYHPVQEVEEEPPQRESYHSFKEKEENLVLKELILPYKEEETSKMEPLHTCEKEEELVPIKKSTLSEKPVLKGNSQLSDQEENETLSPAENKESPLTEAYNPSIDKTTLRMVAFSSGETEKDAVLKVSVYSSTKDQMAPRDAADSPPEELEDKDKAYGFPEQASLQTLDVTAQKSRVLLRRKASVRRKQIPAPSPQSAPEGSLIVSHSQSQEEPEFSLPRVFPKPRLPPVMARQQGSLPMELPQPTLPSHTQLDLEHSVSEASSTKATSAIPPKKIRPGHVGFGMAHPKMMQELQSRLQRPKPK, encoded by the exons AAACAGTGAGGAATGTCATGTGGATAGAGAGAAGAGGCAGAAGGAGCCTCCAGAAGTCTGTGATTTCTCTTGTGCACAG GTCTCCCAGTCAATGTTGGACCTATGCACTCAGAAGAGTCACATAGAGCATACATCTTCTATTCAGTTGCATAGTGACTATACAATCAGGCTGTGTGACCTCAGAGATGCCTGTGAGGAAACATTCCCCACTAGAGCCACAGGGGACTCAGAAATACCCATTGTTTATGGCTCAG GGACAGAAACCTTGCATACAGAGCCTGAATCTCTTGAAGACTTGCAGTGTGAATATCTTACACAATCTAAAGATGAAAATAGGGAAGAAGAGGAAGTCCACGGCAAAGAAGGACCCATGAGGAAAACATTTACTCATTCAAAGGAGGAAGTGGAGTTAAAGCAGTCAAAGAATAGGGAAGAACCTATGAGGAAACCTTCAAAAGAAATAGGTTACCTACCAAGGGAAGAAGGAATGATAAAAGGGAAAGAAGACCAATCTTTAAAGGAATCAAATAATTCAAAGCAGAACAAGAATGAAATATACCTGAGAAACGGAAGACAAAGAGCTCTCAATCACTCAGTAgaagaagaagatgaagaagaagggagagagaaaaggttTCCAGCTTTCCAGAAGGAGAAAGAACAAAGCCAGTTGACACAAAAGAAAGAGGATGGCTGTAAATGGACAATAGAAAATCTAGTaaaagaagaagagaaatattCAAGTGTGATAGATCATTTAACACAAGATCGTTTAACACTGGATCTTGCAAcacaaaaggaaggggaaaaatcTCTGAGCACACCTAATAATCTAATATATGAGATAAAAGAATCCTTGAGAGAAGCAGATCAACAACCACATTTGAAAGAACATGTGAACTCTCAGAATGAAGTTTATCTAACAAAGGAGGACAAACTTCCCTGGGACCATCAGCAGCCATCACAGCAAAAaaatgaagaggaggaggagaaaaaggaagaATCATTACAGGAACCATTTCTGAAGGAACCATCAGATTCATCTAATAGGGAAGAGGAAGATATTCAACTAAGAGAATCAATCCCTCTATCACAAAAGAAAGAGGAAGAACATTTACTGAGGGAGCCAGCTCATCCATATGAAGATAAAAAAGAGACACCATTGAGGGAATCATCCTATCTTTCTGAAGAGGAGAAGGAAAATACACTACTGGAGGAGGAAATCTATCATattgaagagaaagaaaaagagatttCACTGAGTGAAAAGTATCATTCATATGAAGATTTGGAGGAAGAGACACTACAGAGACAATTCTATCTCTCTGTACAAAAAGGAAATGAGACCACCTTAACAGAGTTCCTTTGTCTGTtacaagagacagagaaagaaatagCACAAAAGAAGCCATCGCatccatttaaaaaggaaaaggaagataTTCCAGTGAAGGAGTCATACCATTCATCTGAAAACAAGGAGGAAGAAATACCACCAAGTGAATCAATTTCTTTATCACAGGAGACAGAGCAAAAGATTACACTTAGGGAGTCATCCCatccacttaaaaaaaaagaagatactcCAGTGAGGGAGCCACATTATGCCAATGAAGAGGATGAGATAGAGAAACTAGTTCATGAACCAATCTCTAGATCACAGGAAATGGGGAAAGAAATGTTCCTGATTGAGCAAAGCCAACAGTTTGAAGATAAGGAGGCAGAAACACCTCTATGGGCGCCATGTTATACATTTGATGAGATGAATGAAGAAACAGCAATGAGAAAGCCTTTTCATCCaactaaaaaggaggaggaagagagagcactAACAGAGCCATTCCCTCTATTACAGATTACAGATAACACAAAAGAACTGAGAAAACCATCAAACACATCTGAAGATGAGACATTACCAAGAGAGACATCCTATCCATCTGAAGAGAAGGAAGAGACACCACTGATGGGACCAATTTCTCCATCacaggagacagagaaagagatacCAATAAGTAATTTACACCATCAATCTGACAAGGAGGAGGAGGCATGGACATCACAAGAGGAACCTTACCTTATATATGAAGATATAGAACTAGAAACATTATTGAAAAAACCCTTCCACCAGTATCAAAAGAAAGATAAATCACTGGAGGGGCCATCCCCTCTATGGGAGCTATCCTATCCATCTAAAGAAGAGGAGGTGGAGGAGACCCCTTTGAGAGATGTTTACTGTCACTatgaagagaagaaagaggagatACCATTTCAAGAGTCATCCTATCTATCCAAAGAGAAAAATGATACACCAACCTGCAAAACATCCTATGCACCtgaagagaagggagacaaaTCATCAAGGGAGCCATTATcttcatcaaaagaaatagaaaaaatgaCACAACTGAAAGAGACATCCCATCCttctgagaaggaggaggaagagtcaTCATCAACAGATGAAAACCATCAActtaaagagagagaggaagatacACCACTGAGGAAGAAATGCTATTCACATGAAGAAATGGAAGATGAGATATTATTTCAGGAACAATTCCATTCATCTGAAGAGAAGGAAGAGATATCAGTGAGAGAGTCACACCATCTCTTACAGGAGAAAGAAGAGTCTCTAATGAGGAAACCATTACATTCatttgaagaaaagaaagaaggagtACCACTGCAGGAGCCATTTTATCCCTCTGAAGAGAATCAGAATGGAATGCTATTAAAAAATTCATATCACCCCCCTGAAGAGTTGGAGGAAGGTAGTTTACTGAGAAAGCCAACCCATTCATCTGAAGATGATGAGGAAGAAACATCATTGAATGGACCAATCCTTTCTGCACAGGAAACAGAGAAAGAGATGCCAATTAGCAAGTCAGACCAACAATTTGGAGAGAAAGAAGCAGAGATATCACTAAAGGAACCATACCATGCACATGAAGAGGTGGAGAAAGAAACACCATTGAAAGAATCCTACCATCTACTTGAAGAGGAAGAGAAATTCCTTGAAGAGCCTGTCCCTCTATCACAGAATAGAGAGAAACAGCTGCAGCTAAGGGAGCCATCCAAATCACttaaagaagaagaggaggaaactCCTCTGCAAAACTTGTCCCATCCCTATAAAACGGAGGAAGAGGAGATATCAATCAAAGAGTCATCCTATCTATTTGAAGAGAAAAAAGATTCACCAGCATACACCTATGCATTTGAAGAGAAGAAGAAAGACAAACCAGTGAAGGAGCCAAAGTCTCCATCTAATGTAAAAGAGAAAAAGACACTAATGATAGACCCATGCCATTCATCTGAAGAAGAAGAAGGTACACCATCAACAGAGGAAAGCCATTCAtttaaagagagagaggaaaatacATCACTGAGGAAGAAATACCATTCTTGTGAATTGCTAGAAGAAGAAAGATCACCACAAGAACAATTCAATTCATCTGAAATGAAGGATGAAGAGACATCTCTAAGAGAGTTACTCCTAGTGCAGCAGCCATATTTTTCATCTGAAATGAATCAGAAAGAAATGTTACTGAGAAAGCCATACCATCCATCTGAAGAGTTGGAGGAAAATAGTTCATTAAGTGAGCTGACACATTCATCCAAAGATGATGAGGAAGAGACATCATTGAGCAAACAAAATCTTTTACCACAGGAGGCAGAGGAAGAGATATCTATTAGCCAGTCATACCAGCAACTTGAAGATAAGGAGGCAGAGGCATTGCTAAAGGAAACATACTATGAATATGAAAGCATAGAAAAAGAAAGACCATTAAATATGCCCTCTCATTTATCTGAAGAGAAATCCCTGGAAGAGCTGCTCCCTTTATCACAGAATACAGAGGGAGAGTTACATCTGAGGGAGCCATTCAAGTCATTTAAAGAAGAAGTAGAGAAGGAGGAGGACACACCTCTAACAGATTGGTCTCATCCCtataaagaagaagaagaagtgcCATTGCAAGAGTCTGAAGAGAAAGAGGATAACCTAACATGCAAGTTATCCTATGCAACTGAacaggaaaaagaagagaaaccaCTGAGAGAGCCAATCTCTCCATCAATAGAAACAATTACACCACTGGCTGAGTCTTCTCATTTATTTGAAGAAAAAGATGACGAAACATCTCTGAAAGAGCTACTTCTGTTACAGGAGACTGAAGAAGAAAATGCAATTAAGACACCATCCCATTCATTTGAAGAAAGGCTTGAAGGAATATTATTGAAGGAGCCTTCTCCATCTGAACAGAATCAGAAAGAAATGTTACTGAGTAAGGTAAATCATCCATCTGAAGAGTTGAAGGAAGATAGTTTACTAAGAACACCAACACATTCATCTGAAGCTGAGGAGGAAGGGGCGTCATTGAGCAAACCAGTTTTTTTCTCACAGGAGGCAGAGGAAGAGATGTCAATTAGCCAGTCATATCagcaacttgaagagaaggcggcAGAGGCATCAGTAAAGGAAATATACTATGTATATGAAAAGGTGGAAAAAGAAACACCATTAAATACCTCTGCTTGTTTATCTGaagagaaattcctggaggagcCACTCCCTCTATCACAGAATACAGAGGGAGAGCTACATCTGAGTGAGCCATCTAAGTCATTTAAAAAAGAAGaagtagaggaggaggaggaaactgATTTAAAAGATTGGTCTCATCCCtttaaagaagaagaagaagtgcCACTGCAAGAGTCTGAAGAGAAAGAGGATAAATTAACATGTAAGTTGTCCTATATATCTGAacaggagaaagaagagaaaccACTGAGAGAGACAATCTCTCCATCAAAAGAAACAATTACACCACTGGCTGAGACTTCTCATTTATCTGAAGAAAAGGTTGAAGAAACATCTCTGAGAGAGCTACTTCTGTTGCAGGAGACTGAGGAAGAGACGCCAATTAAGACACCATCCCATTCATTTGAAGAAAAACTGGAAGGAATATTACTGAAGGAGCCTTCTCCATCTGAACAGAATCTGCTATTGAGGAAGCTATACCATCCATTtgaagagatggaagaagatagTTCACTGAGAGAGCTGACATATTCATCCAAATATGATGAGGAAGAGACATCTTTGAGGAAACCAATTCTATTACCACAGGAGGCAGAGGAAGAGATGTCAATTAGCCAGTCATACCAGCAGCTtgaagagaaggaggcagagacaTCGCTAAAGGGACCATTCTATGATTATGGAAATGTGGAAAAAGAAAGACCATTAAATACACCCTCTCATTTATCTGAAGAGAAATCCCTAGAAAGGCCACTCCCTTTATCACAGAATACAGAGGAAGAGTTACATCTGAGAGAGACATTTAAGCCATTTAAAGAAGAAGAagtagaggaggaggagaaggacacCCCTCTAAGAGATTTGTCTCATCCCTATAAAGAAGAAGATGTGCCATTGCAAGAGTCTGAAAAGAAAGAGGATAAACTAACATGCAAGTTATCCTATGCATCTGAacaggagaaagaagagaaaccACTGAGAGATCCAATCTCTCCATCAAAAGAAACAATAACACCACTGGCTGAGTCTTCTCATTTATTTGAAGAAAAGGATGAAGAAACATCTCTGAGAGAGCTAATTCTGTTGCAGGAGACTGAGGAAGAGACTCCAATTAAGACATTGTCCCATTCATTTGAAGAGAAACTGGAAGGAATATTACTGAAGGAGCCTTCTCCATCTGAACAGAATCAGAAAGAGATGCTACTGAGGAAGCTATACCATTCATCTGCAGAGATGGAGGAAGATAGTTTACTAAGAAAACCAACACATTCATCTGAAGCTAAGGAGGAAGGGGCATCATTGAGCAAACTAATTCCTTACTCACAGGACGCAGAGGAAGAGATGTCAATTAGCCAGTCATACCAGCAACTTGATGAGAAGGAGGCAGAGGCATCATTAAAGGGACCATACTATGCATATGAAAAAGTGGAAAAAGAAACACCATTAAATACATCTTCTTGTTTATCTGAAGAGAAATCCCTGGAGGAGCTGCTCCCTCTATCACAGAATACAGAGGGACAGTTACATCTGAGCGAGCCATCCAAGCCAtttaaagaagaagaagaagtagtagaggaggaggagactCCTTTAAAAGATTGGTCTCATCCCTTtaaagaggaggaagaggtgccATTGCAACAGTCTGAAATGAAAGAAGATAAACTAACATGCAAGTTATCGTATGTATCtgaacaggagaaggaagataaaCCACTGAGAGAGCCAATCTCTCCATCAAAAGAAACAATTACACTACTGGCTGAGTCTTCTCATttatctgaagaaaaggatgaagAGACATCTCTGAGACAGTTACTCCTGTTGCAGGAGTCAGAGAAAGAGACTCCAATGAAGACACCATCTTATTCATTTGAAGAAAATGATGAAGGAATATCACTGGAGGAACCTTCTTCATCTAAAGTGAATCTGAAATGGATGCTACAGAGGGAGCCATACATTCCATCTGAAATGATGGAGGAAGATATTTCACTGAAGGAGTTGATCTATTTATCAAAACATGACGAAGAAGCATCATTGAGCAAAACAATTCTTTTGAAACAGGAGGCAGAGAAAGACATGTCAATTAGCCAGTCATACCAGCAATTTGAAAAAAAGGAGGCAGAGGCATCACTAAAGGATAAAAATGTGGAAAAAGAAACACCATTAATTATGCCCTCTCATGTATCTGAAGAGAAATCCCTGGAGGATCCACTCCCTCTATTACAGAATACAGAGGAAGAACTACATCTGAGGGAGCTATCCAAGCCATTTAAAGAAGAAGAGGATGAGATCTCTATGAAAGAATTGCCCCATCCCTATaaagtggaggaggaggatataCCATTGCAAAAGTTACCTCATCTatttgaagaaaaagaaaatacagcAACATGCAAGTCATTCGGTGCATCTGAAGAGGATGATGAACCACTGAAGGAACCAATCTGTCCTTCAAATCAAAAAGAGAACAAAACACCACTGAAAGAGCCATCACATCCATctgaagaggagaaggaggaagagacaTCATCAACAGTGGAAAACCATTCACTCaaagaaagagaggaagaaatATCACTAAGGAAGAACTACTATTCAAGTGAAGAGTTGGAAGGAGACACACCACCACAGGAGCAATTTGATTCACCTgaagagaaggaagaagaggCGATCCCAAGAGAGTCATTCTTTCTGTTCCAGGATACAAAAACAGAGGAAGAGACTCCAAGGAAACCGTCACATTCATTTGATGGAAAGGAGGAAGGAACACCACTAGAGAAGCCTTCTCTATCTGAAGAAAATCAGAAAGGGACATCACTAAGTGAGTGGTACCATTCACCTGTTGAGAAGCAAGAGTATATAATAGTACAAGAATCATCCCATCTATTAGAAGAAAAAGAAGACATACCCCTATGGAGGCAATCCTATTCTTCtgaagaggagggggaagagacacaGTTGAAGAAGCCAGTTTCTCTTTTACAAGACAAAGAGAAAGAGTCACCTTTCTGGAAGCCAACCCATTTATCTGAAGATGAAAAGATTCTACTAAAGAAGGCAATTCCTGCATCACAAAAGGATTTACTACTAACAGAGTCTTACTATGCATTTAATAATAAGATAGAGGAAATACCAAGTGAGCCCTACCATCCAGTTCAAGAGGTAGAGGAAGAACCACCACAGAGAGAGTCATATCATTCATTTAAAGAAAAAGAGGAGAACCTAGTACTGAAGGAACTAATCCTTCCATATAAAGAAGAGGAAACATCAAAGATGGAGCCATTACATACATGTGAAAAAGAGGAGGAGCTTGTACCAATAAAGAAATCAACTCTATCTGAAAAGCCAGTATTGAAGGGGAATTCTCAACTATCTGATCAAGAGGAGAATGAGACACTTTCACCTGCAGAGAACAAAGAGAGCCCCTTAACAGAGGCATACAATCCATCCATAGACAAGACCACACTGAGAATGGTAGCCTTTTCATCAGGGGAGACAGAAAAAGATGCAGTGTTGAAAGTATCAGTCTATTCATCAACGAAGGACCAGATGGCACCAAGGGATGCAGCCGATTCACCACCAGAGGAGTTGGAGGATAAAGACAAGGCATATGGCTTTCCAGAACAG GCCAGCCTCCAGACTCTTGATGTCACAGCCCAGAAGAGTCGAGTTTTGCTACGCAGGAAAGCGTCGGTCCGGCGCAAACAAATTCCTGCACCAAGTCCCCAGTCTGCTCCGGAAGGTTCTCTGATAGTGTCACACTCCCAGTCACAAGAAGAGCCTGAGTTTTCTCTACCTAGAGTTTTTCCAAAACCAAGGCTGCCACCAGTCATGGCCAGGCAGCAAGGATCCTTACCAATGGAGTTACCACAACCCACCTTGCCTTCCCATACACAGCTGGATCTAGAACATTCGGTTAGTGAGGCATCTTCCACCAAGGCCACCAGTGCAATACCACCCAAGAAGATACGACCAGGACATGTTGG GTTTGGAATGGCTCACCCTAAGATGATGCAGGAACTTCAGTCCCGCTTGCAAAGACCAAAACCTAAGTGA